In Rosa rugosa chromosome 4, drRosRugo1.1, whole genome shotgun sequence, the genomic stretch TTAACGACAATGGTTTACAATTTTCTTTATATGGCTACACTCCTTTTTACTAAGTAGACTACCCAAAATAAAGCATCAGTAAAGATTGAGATTTGGGGCTCTAGTTCAGGTGTCTCATTGATCACAGTTCAAAATCATCTGGACTGTATCAATATTCTACTTTCAGATTTGTATGGAGATTGGAACAAGCCTACCGCATTTCATATATGAATGTAGTAGCACAGAACCTTAACCTTTTGTTCGACAGACAAAATTGTCTATGCTGGTCTCAAAAAGGAGACTTAACACATACATGGGGAGAGTTCACCTTATTGGAAATGTATGGAAATAATAGTTTCCTCAtctaaaagaaaaacacaatccGCATACTGAAAACAAAACTTAAGCAAAGTCTACCtgcaacatttttctttttctttttttcttttttttttcttgctctAAAAGCTGTATAACTTAACTCATCTTAGACGACAGGGTTGCCTGTAACTTGGTTTTTCACCACTAGTATTCTATGTTCATCGCTTGCCAGCACCCTTTTTAACAGGAGGAACAATCTCCTCTTCCTCGGAATCATAATGTCCATATTGCCACTTCCCCCGTCGATTAACCTGTGCTTCTTCCTGGAACTTTTCCAAGTTGTCGAGTGCCGCTTTTCGATCCTTGGTGtcaaatttcttctttttctctagcCTAGCAAGTCCCTCCTGCAAATTACacaatttgaagaagaaaaaaaattgagataCTGTAGAACATTCAAGAGAACTTAAATGGATATATAATGAGGATACTAAATGACTGAGAATGAGCCAGATCAGAGAGGAAGGCAGTGCGATATTATAACTAAGGACTctgcaacaaaagaaaaataacaagACATCTTGAGCATAATGTGTCAAGTTCCCAAATTACATCTTAAACATTCCTTTGGTTTTTACATATGATGATGGTAAAGATAGCATCCAACACAATCACAAGGATACCACATTAGGCTCCTAAATCTTCATCAAGTGAGATAGAATATTTCCTTTTACAGATGTTTTTATCTGTTCTTTTTATGATGATGTGCATATGATGTATTACAACAATATACTAGGAATCGTGGAACAAAAAGAACATAAGAGAAGCTTTAAATGTTCCACAAACTAGAAAAGAGGGCTAAAAATTCATACCTGGAGCATGGCAGCATTTATACTGATCTCTTCATTAGCAGCAAcaagagttaccaaaagaacCGGTCCAGTTCCCTGGCCTTTAACTTTGCCTCCTGAGAAATCCCTTTCCTCAATCATGGCCGAAAACTCTTTGGATAATGTGTACTCACTTAAAAATTCTGCTGCTTCTTCACCATGGTCCTGCGTCAAGGTGGGGACCTTAAGATATGCAAGGCTGCAAAGTTGGGCAAGACCAGGTGTCGAGGAAACAGAAGTATCAAGAGGCCGTAACGAACTGTAAGGGACAACCTCTTGATTACCATAATCTATGTAGAACACTTCAAACTTGTCTTTAGAGGATTCCACAGGTCCTCGAGGAGCATTGGCAATCTTTGCAtatcaaaataaaaacttaTAAGACTCGGTCCAAAGAAAACACATATCAGAAATATTTTTGAAAAGCAAGATTCTACTAAGAGAATAAATGAGAGATTTAAGTCTAATTAccgttaaaaataaaaatcttaaCTTTCCCTATAAAGACTGAAAATAATTTTTAGGGATAATTTGTTACatgttaaatatatataaaagatgCTTAAAAATGGATCAATGTTTTGAAAATAGAGAAACAGAACAGGAAAGAACAGATGTACAGCTCATAAGATttgaaatcaaaaatcaaattttgATTACAACTGAAAACGAAGATTGATATTAGTAATTTTGACTCACCATTGCCCGGTTCCAGGAATTATCTGCACTAAATTGAGCAAGGACAATGTCACCCTTCTTTGGATTAAAAGCACCAATTAAGGGAGCTTCTTGAAGATTCAATGAAGCAAGCTGTTGCTGAATAGAAGATATATTCTGGTCCGCAACTGTCTGAACATAAAATTTACCGCCCTCCAAAACTTCTGTAACCACTACCTGAAAATACAGAACAGAACAGATGATTCGATTATATTGAACACTTTACACCACGGGGAAAAATGTGAAATGTGTGTTAAACTTGGAGCAATCCCATACCTTTAGCACTTCTTTCTGTTTGGTGTCAGTTGGTACACCATTTGGAACTTCCTCTCCTTCAACATATTTCTCCCAAATCTGCAACAAAACGTATATCAGCATCATAAACAGGAGGAGAGCTTTATAGAGTAAGTCTATCcctatttaaaaaataataataaacaaatttgctGGTTCACATACTTTCAGTTTCTGCTTTTTTGCATTTTTCTCAGCTTGTTCAAGCAGGTGGGCATCTGGGATCCTGTCACTGCCAGCAAAGGAAGTATACTTTGCAAGGCCAGCTTCAACGAGGGCAATTGCCATGTTAGTCCTTGATTCCCATAGAGATCCCAAGAAAGTTCCAGTTCTATCAACAGTCTCCACTTCAATCTGCATAGAGATAACAATATCAGAAAGCAAGCACAAAAAAGAGGAAAGCCATGATATGAATGCTAAATAAGACTCACCTCGACATCTCTCTGCATTATTCTTCGCCTCATTAGTGCAATTGCTTCGTCCGAATATGGCTCATCACGACCAGGACATCTAACACCAGAGAACGAGAAAGCAATGCTACATGTTTCCTTGGGAACCAATAGTTTAAAACGATGACCACTGAGCACATATTCCACAACAGCAGGGATTCTCCTACTTCGATGTAAAAATGGCAAGAAATCTCTGGCTTTCTTAGCCGATGCCTGACAGAGAGAGACATCAATAACAGAACGACCAAGAGATGTATGGTAAATTACATGGAAAACATTGATTCCATTTAACAATTATATTGTATTTCTCACCGTTGTCAGGTCTGTTATGTGCATGACTGGGGGTTCCTTGGAAGAATGCATTCCTTTCTTGCCAGCGGTAGCACGTGATTCCGCTGAAAGAAGAGCATCATAATAGCTTGATCTCTCCTCAAAATCCCGATGCCTGATAACACTGCCAAAGCCACGTGCAACCACGAGCTCAGCAACATTCACCCCAGCCTGCTGGCTGGCTGATGAAGCAGGTGTTGCTGCATCATCTCCCTCAGCTTTACTAGGGGCTGCAAGGAAGACTGATCCAAAATCCATTATCCTGGAATCTGTAGGTCCATTAGCAACTGCAGCTCCATCTGCCGGGCTGATCTTTCTCGAGTACTCCATTTGGACACTGACCTGCAAAAACATACAAAATAGAAATGTTAGAACTTACTTCCCAAGATTGAGATTTCTAATATTATATCACTAAGGAACAATAAATCCAAATTGCCTCTCATACCTGGCGTCCAATAAGGCGTGTTCTAAGGAACTCCTTTGCTTCGCGGGCATATGGAGCTGGCTTTTCCTCCCTACGAGGATTACCCATTTTTGGACACCTAATACTTGAAAGATTTACTCTCCTCTCTGCTAGGGGACTGCCATATGGAATAGAATCATCAGCTACAATAACACAGTCCCCACTTACAACCTCCACAACCTGGAAGAAACCAAAAATCCATTACACGTGTATACATGAAAAAGGGACGGATCATAAGCATGCAGTTGAAAGAGCATAATGGAGACATAACTTTCCACAAAATAAACTTTATGATATTACCTTTCCAGTAAAGTTCTGGTTATGAATTGGCTTTGAATTTGTAGCCGGAGGCATATAGTTTGTCCAAAGCCTCAACTTCGTTTTCTTAGCTTGAAGCTCTGCAGTCTTCAGCCGCCGCTTCGGTTCTTCTTCCATCATGTTTGCACTCCATTCAACATATTTTGCATAACCCTAAACAAAAAGTTCAAGCATTAACAGCATGCCTCTAGGAGAACTTACAGAAGCTAACTATCTGGTCTGAGAGAGACTATAAAAGTTTTACGAGCTAAAACTAAAGCATGCGAGAAGCTACACCAACGATTGAAAGCAAGCATGTTGCAAAATTCCAGTAATGCGTACAAATTAATCATTGCTGATGTGAAATATCACTATACAGTTTATGTTCTTACATGTTCTACAAGCTCCAGAGCCAAATCTTTTGCAGAGTCCCCATCAGGGTAATATACTGACCCAATCAAATTGCTGAATTTGTCAACGCCTTCCAGAACAATGCGAACCTATAAATCCAGCACAATATTCAGAAACTGAAATAAACAATGCAAAAATATATACTTGAGCAGGAATCTGCTTACGTCTCTATTCAACACACGAATTTCAGTAAAGTATTTAGCTTCCAGTGCAAATGGATCCGGAACAGTTTCATTGGGTGATACTGCTGAAGCTGCAATCCTTTGTGCAGAAGTAAGAGGGGCTCGAGGTTCAGCAGAGATATCTCCATTTGTTTTATCTGAAGGAATTTCTGGCTCAGGGACAATTTCTGTTGTAAAAGGTCTCTTTCCCACTGACGGGGCctgtttggaaaaaaaaatacatatatatgttatatattCATAATAATATTAGAAAAACAAAGATAAAAACCAAAATTTCTGCAGACTTCTCCATATTAAATGCAAACCTGAATTCCTGCTACAAATACTTGGACGAACTGAAACTCGGGAAGCAAGTAGACCCGAATTGTACTGCCATCACGAACCTGCTCAACAATGGCTTCCATGGGCTTGCCCTTGTTTGCATTTAACAGACTCATGGCGTCTAATTTGCTAGGATCACCAATAGCAGAGGGAGGTAGATTCCTAATGGATGCCTCAGCAGCACCTGGAACCTGCAATTCAGAACACAATGTTCATGCTTTTGCTGTCATTTTCATCACAAATTTTAACTTCCAAATTATGTATACTAAAATGTAAATGTGTTAATAAATGAAAACCTTGCTCCAGCGACCAAGGCCCTGGGTCTTTGCCTGCTCttcaagttggagcagttctgCAATGAAAGGACTGGCTTCTATTTTCTGTTGTCCCTGTTTCGGTTGACTAGGTTGCTCCCGAACCTGCACAAGATTCAGTTCATACTCGGACAAAAGGAAAACATTACATAAAAACTTAGCAACACCTAACTTAAGAAATAAAATGACCAACACACCTTTGCCCAGCCCTGTGAAACAACAAGCATGGCAACATTTTTGTCACCAAGGAAAACAGAGCCAAAATCCCGACCTATGGATGATACAGTATAGTCCGTCTTGAAAGTCACCTCCTGTTGGAAGAATACAGAGAGTTAGATGCATTAGGCTTATCACAGTCGAATGAATATGATCATAGTAAAGCAAAAGATATGATCATAGTAAAGCAAAAGACAAGTGGATGATAAAAAAGTACCTTTCCTATGCAGAGCTTCCTCAGGAACTCTCTGCTCTCCCATGCAAATGGCTCATCAATGCCACCCCTACGGGCCTAGCAATAACAACACATCACAAATCTCAGCAACCAAACCACACGCTATCAATGCAGAAATAATGGAGCAATTCAAAGCCACAGTACACGCAATCGTAATCCTTTGAATCAGAGAACAATAATTTTACAATAATCACAGCCATCAAGAGATTACAGAAAACCGAAATTGCTCAAGAAAGCAAGGAATTGTTACCAGCTTGGGAGCCATAAGCGAGGAGAGAGTGATGGTTTTCTCAGGTGGTGGTCCGGGCTTGCTCGAGGTGAGGGCCATGATGACCAGGCAATCGCCGGACGTAACGGCCTTGACTCTGCCTCTCAGCCATCCCGTGGTCCCAGCTGTTGACGATGCCATCTCAACAGCTTCGTATAATATTGATAGAGATCtacaccaacaaaaaaaaaaaaaattcacacaaTCACTATCTCCACCACAATACAATCTATATAACAAACATCACCAACAATCTCACAGCTATCAAATCATCAACATCCAGATCCAAATTGCATGCAATCAATACGACAATGACATGCTCAATACGACACTATTCGCAATCAAGAACACGTCGCCGGAGCAAACGAGTTTTCCAGTCAAAGGCTTCGCAATTGTGTAGCGGAAACAACAACAATCCGATGAGTGATCGGAGAAGatagacagagagagagagagaagagaggaaagaGATCTAGAAATGTGAGAAGGAAGGAGTACCAAGCAGGATCGGATCCGGTGGGCCGGGCTGTCGGTTCCTGGTTCGGATCTAATCCAAGTGGATTTCGGATCCTCGGTTCGGGGCAAATGCGTCGTTGAGCGGCGGATCACGGAGGCGACAGagtcttagagagagagaggcacacAGAGATTTCGTTATAGCTTCGGAGTTTCACATTATATAGTAGACGATGACGAGCTGAAGCCAGCAATGGGCTTTATCTTATACCCTCCGTTTTTGCTCGTAATTACCCAAAATACCATTGTGATGTCAAAATGCCCAACGGAAAAGGTTTTCCTTTTCGGGATTTTCTCATTTATTGCGTTGTATTATCTGAAATACCCAGACAGCCCCCGTCTCCAACTCATCAGAGTTTAATCCTAATCCTGAGTAGTTCTGACACGGATTGAGACAAATTGACCGGCCTGCTTTATGATGTCATATTTTTTTGGTGCAACTTCATGATGTCATATTTTGCTAAATGATAAACCTAGATTTCCTACCCTCCACGGCCTTATATTACTCACCAATGAATAAAGACGTCACCCCCAACAAACACGTTGGTCTTCTGCCCTGAACGAACACTAATAAATACTCAATTAGCAATAAAATAGAAGCTTTTAAAAAATTTCATTGACGATACATAATTATATATAGTAATGAAGATCATAGAGGCAAAATaaggtaaaaataaaattaaaataaaacacgTGCAGTAAATTAGCGTAAAAAGTGAATTGCACGATCTTGTATATACATTATTTAGCATAAATCAATGAAATGGACCTTATTAATGCATTGTACGATATTGTATATGCATTATTTAGCATAAGTCAAACGGACCTTATTACTAAATGTAGATAAGTAGAAAGGTCAAATGGTCTAAATAAAACTGGTGCACTAAATTGGCATAAAAAGCGAACTATAGAATCTTAACGAATAGAGATATCAAGGTCAAATAGTCTGTAAAACATGCACGTGTAGTAAAAAGGCCTAAACAAACTATGTAATCTTACACAAGCATTATTTAGTGTATGTCAACGAAACGGACTTTATTAATGATTGAAGATAAGTGTAACAGTCAAATGATCTAAGTATGTAAAACATGTGCATCAAATTGCCTAAAACGACAAATTATGTGTATGTTATTTACTTGAGGAGTGAACTAAGTAATTTTGTACGTGTGTGATTTAACATCAACTGACATAAAATACCATAAAGAATGTACTGTACTAATTAAAAACAATAACTATAATGATCATACTGTCTAAAAAGGCAAAATAAGTTAAAATATAAAACACGTGTAGTAAAATGACGTAAGGAGTGAACTGTAAATTTGCACGTGTGTAATTAGCATTGATTGATGAAACGATCCTTATTAATGGAATAAAATATAACAGTAATGAACGAATCCTCTTACTAAAACACATAGATCAAATTGGCAAAAACGACAAAACTTGTATGCGTTAAAAGGAGTAAGCCTTTAAATCAGTGCATATATGATTTAAGATCACCTGACATAAAGTATCATATCAACTAACAACAATAATTATAAAAAGATCAAACTGTCTAAAAAGGCGCAATGGAACAAAATATAAAACACATGTAAGAAGCAAATTATAAAATCATGCACATACGTCATTTAGCATTGATTGAGGAGATACTTATTAATGAAATAAAGATAAGAGTAACGATCAGATAATTTAAGTAAAACATGTAGATCAAATTGACTAAAACGATAAAACTTGTATGCGCTAAATTGACTTAAGGATAAGCCATAAAATCATATATGATTTAACATCACTTGATGAAAAGTACCACGTTAACTAATAACAATAACTATAAGGATCAAATTATCTAAAACACTGAACACACATGGACCGAGGTGGCTAAAATGGTAAAACCGTAAAAGTACAAAAGATATTCATATTTACATGTATACCCCTAATGCTAGTAATAAACGTCATTTCTAGTAAAGAacatatgaaaaagaaaaaagaaaaagggttatTTCTTTTTGGGTACGAAGTTAATGTGTCCACTGCTTTAACCGAATTTCAGAATCAATAAATACTGACAAAAATAAATTTCCAACGTCATGAAATTAATGAAGAAAATCCATTGTTTTCTCCGGGCTTTACTCTTTTTCAAGTAATCACGCTTTTAGACAACAATGACATTTCACATAATACCCAGGAGCTCGCTTTTTTACCACtttgggtaaaaaaaaaatgaaaaatctaaCCTCCCAGTAAAAGACAAAATTCACAGTCTgaatgaggaagaagaaacccGTGACAATGCAACTGGTACTTTTCCTCGGTTTCTAAAGTCTGAAACTGACTTGCTTGGCGTAAAAGACACAAGAAGAAACGGCAAACTGCAAAGTACGCGTTTCACTTACTTTCTTGTTGCTTTGCTTTTCTTTGCTGACAACCATGAATCTATGAATTTTTTAGGGTGCGTAATTTCTGggtggttttatttttttaaatttaatttctGGTTTGTTTGGATTAAATGGGACGGCTTTTTTTGGAAAAAGATAATGGAGGAAGAACCCTAATAAAACATTGTTTTGGATAGTTTTGAAACTGACTCTTGCTCTTAtacataaaaaccaagattcTGTGTTTTAAATTTAACGTTGGAGTTTAAAACTAATGAAAGCACACTAATGTTGACATTTGGATTAAGATTCCGAAAGCTATGTGGAGAAAATAAATTACTATGTATATTTTGTTATGAATCGTAGATACAATGAGATTAAGTAATGCAACTATAAATGCAGAAATATTTTGCTTGTCAATCGATGATTGTGAGTTGCAAAACTGAACAACCCTCAAGGGTGAGGGTACTAGGCACAATCtttatttcaaaattataaTGGCACTAAGGGttgattcaatatatatatatatattttttttttataataaaaataaaattataatgtAGAACCTCTAGTACAACTGACCCAATTTGGTCAAAAATGACCGCATTTTTAACTAAGGTTGATTTAATAACTCAtttgagcttttttttttttataaacttaaGACTATTATGCACAATTTGTATCGAATTCAGTATTGAACCACACTCTTGATCAAATATGTCATATAACCATAAATTACTATATTTGTCTTTCTTTTATGAGGTGGATTAGATAATTATTATTTCTCTTTTTGTCGTGACTCTCGATTTAGGTCACTTAAACACAATCAATGTCTTTCATCATAATATCACTAACTATAATGTTAGTGAGTTGATGGTATGTAAGGATGAATACGCAGTCCATGAAATTGATATATTTTTCCTGTAGAGCTTGGCAACTCTCAACCTTCTTAGGGTTTCTTAATAGTTGTTATATAAGGCGTCTCTGTGACATTGTCGAGCAATTGTGAATAAACTGCTTTTGAACCCATTTTGTCTTATGCAATATGCTGGGCTTGGTGACGGCTTCATCTTTCTGATTCAGAAAGCCTAAGGATGTATGCATTTGGACTTTGGACATTGTAACAGGCAAGTATGTTGGACAATGTTCTGATTGTTGTCACTTCGTCATTGGTTATATTTGATTCAAAGCTCAAGCCCCCTGTTCTTATCCAATAGCTAACTTTTCCAATTATAAATTCACAATAGCTTTTAACTTGGCTTTGATTAATTAATAAGCACGAAGCATTCCCCTAAAATTAATAACCAAAACACCAAGACATTCCATTATATTACATAACTACCTGACTTGAGCATCAATATTGTCCCATCACATATAGGATTAGGCAAACAAGCCAACTTTACAGGTTGGGACCTCTTCCATATATGAGTTGTAAAGTCTAAAGTTGGCTTTGGCATTAAGCGTATCCCAAATTGCGCAAGCAGCAGTTACAATGCCTTTGCAGATGCGCTAGGGTGCGAGGGTAATACTTAACTAACTCTCGGTCTCTTTTGGATCGAGTCATTTGGTCCAAGATCATCAATGGGAGGTCTTTGCTTGTGGTGATCAGTAGCCGACTGGTATGCCATTGCCAATGCCAGAGCCTGCaaatgatttttaatttttaattttactaGTTGGATTTGTTATTTAAAAGGATGTACCGTAAAACAAGGAAGACTCACAATGTGATCATGGTGAGGAGGAGCATAAATTCCAGTGGTGATTGTGGCTCTTCGACGACAATCATTGCAAGGTGGGTTAGATATCTTGGGGTACCCCGATGGAACAACGATTACAGGCATCCCTACCAGGTTTCCCATACAAACTCTCTCCCAATCAGCTGCATTGCCAATGAATGCGTCAACAGTGAAGCTCTCTCTTACTTCTCGAATCAGCTTCCCCCTTGCTCTCTGAGCCTGTAGAAGACCATGTTAATATAGGTAGATGACAAAACAGTTAGTTAAATCTATGATGATCAATGATCATGGATTTTTATGAGCCTAACAGTTGAAATTATGACCAAGTGCAATGGACTGTTAACTTGGTAAAAGAGTTGGGCTAAAAGTTGACTGTAAGGTCGTTTGGACCTTGGACCATTGTTTTGAGTAAACGATCACAAATTTGGTATCTTCATTCTGGCTAAACAAGTAACCTGACCTGACCACTAGAATATGCCACTATAAAGGTCAAAAAAGCTCATCCACAGGATACACCAGAACAAGGCTTTGTGATGACATGTAGATAAGCAACCAACCTGGACATAGTCCACTGCTGGGAAAATGCGTGCACGACGTAGCTCAGGAGGCCATTGATCTTGCGATTCATAATCATCATCCTTCCCTGACCGCTGCCACTCATCAAAGTGAGCCAATGTATCCACGTCCATTGTAAAGCTGGCAATACCAACTGAGTCAACCTCATATTTAAGTTTAAAAGGGACCATATTAACACCTTTCGATCCAAGAACATGAACAACCTGGCAAAATCAGAGAAAGGAAGTTTCAGCAAGATTTTCTCCAAGCTCAATAATGCCAAAATGTCTATTGATCATCTCGCCTCAGCCTTATATTAAAACATTATAAATGTCAATAGATCCCACACCTCCTGCTCAGCGTCGTCGACATATCCAACAATAAGCTTTGTTATGTCAACCAGGAAAGGATTCTCAAAGGCAATGTCTCTTGATGAAAGATCATCTGGATCCTTTCCTCTAATAGAATCCAAAATAATAGCACAATCTGCGGCACTTCTGGAGACAGGACCAAGCTTATCCTACATCAAACACATAGAAAGAAGATCAGAACATAAGAATAAGATTACACATTTTATTGGTACtgcagaagaacaagaagatgatCACAGATTCACAGTACCAAGCTTTCTGATAGGCTCATAACACCGGTTCGACCCACACACCCAAATGTTGGACGCAATGCTGTCACCCCACAGCGTGCAGCAGGTAGAGTCATGGAACCAATCGTTTCTGATGCAATTGCAAACGGTATCATACCTGTAAAACGCTCTTGTTAAGCAACAACTACTACTAAAAGACTTTTTCTCTAAACATACATCTATGAACCTCATATATATACCAGGTGAGCACCTTGAATAAGCTAAGAA encodes the following:
- the LOC133742382 gene encoding ribonuclease TUDOR 1, which encodes MASSTAGTTGWLRGRVKAVTSGDCLVIMALTSSKPGPPPEKTITLSSLMAPKLARRGGIDEPFAWESREFLRKLCIGKEVTFKTDYTVSSIGRDFGSVFLGDKNVAMLVVSQGWAKVREQPSQPKQGQQKIEASPFIAELLQLEEQAKTQGLGRWSKVPGAAEASIRNLPPSAIGDPSKLDAMSLLNANKGKPMEAIVEQVRDGSTIRVYLLPEFQFVQVFVAGIQAPSVGKRPFTTEIVPEPEIPSDKTNGDISAEPRAPLTSAQRIAASAVSPNETVPDPFALEAKYFTEIRVLNRDVRIVLEGVDKFSNLIGSVYYPDGDSAKDLALELVEHGYAKYVEWSANMMEEEPKRRLKTAELQAKKTKLRLWTNYMPPATNSKPIHNQNFTGKVVEVVSGDCVIVADDSIPYGSPLAERRVNLSSIRCPKMGNPRREEKPAPYAREAKEFLRTRLIGRQVSVQMEYSRKISPADGAAVANGPTDSRIMDFGSVFLAAPSKAEGDDAATPASSASQQAGVNVAELVVARGFGSVIRHRDFEERSSYYDALLSAESRATAGKKGMHSSKEPPVMHITDLTTASAKKARDFLPFLHRSRRIPAVVEYVLSGHRFKLLVPKETCSIAFSFSGVRCPGRDEPYSDEAIALMRRRIMQRDVEIEVETVDRTGTFLGSLWESRTNMAIALVEAGLAKYTSFAGSDRIPDAHLLEQAEKNAKKQKLKIWEKYVEGEEVPNGVPTDTKQKEVLKVVVTEVLEGGKFYVQTVADQNISSIQQQLASLNLQEAPLIGAFNPKKGDIVLAQFSADNSWNRAMIANAPRGPVESSKDKFEVFYIDYGNQEVVPYSSLRPLDTSVSSTPGLAQLCSLAYLKVPTLTQDHGEEAAEFLSEYTLSKEFSAMIEERDFSGGKVKGQGTGPVLLVTLVAANEEISINAAMLQEGLARLEKKKKFDTKDRKAALDNLEKFQEEAQVNRRGKWQYGHYDSEEEEIVPPVKKGAGKR
- the LOC133744989 gene encoding uncharacterized protein LOC133744989, with product MVSQKVKAHFPKHMFSEKNGESPKNIADVASLKRVLGLIDANFFSDEKLLELVKGAKKFNIPTIRANRKLVASVNGGLNDPSCLVFVPDWGIEKAPHPSKRFDCSSLSGIQRPQNDDDIAFMSVLELGELIRTKQITSQQLTQIFIQRLKRYNPVLEAVVTYTEELANQQAKEADELLARGVYFGPLHGIPYGLKDIISVPHYKTTWGSKTYKDQVLDTEAWVYKRLKSAGAVLVAKLASGSLAYDDIWFGGRTRNPWNIKEFTTGSSSGPAACTSAGMIPFAIASETIGSMTLPAARCGVTALRPTFGCVGRTGVMSLSESLDKLGPVSRSAADCAIILDSIRGKDPDDLSSRDIAFENPFLVDITKLIVGYVDDAEQEVVHVLGSKGVNMVPFKLKYEVDSVGIASFTMDVDTLAHFDEWQRSGKDDDYESQDQWPPELRRARIFPAVDYVQAQRARGKLIREVRESFTVDAFIGNAADWERVCMGNLVGMPVIVVPSGYPKISNPPCNDCRRRATITTGIYAPPHHDHIALALAMAYQSATDHHKQRPPIDDLGPNDSIQKRPRVS